The Oncorhynchus tshawytscha isolate Ot180627B linkage group LG05, Otsh_v2.0, whole genome shotgun sequence genome includes a window with the following:
- the fcho1 gene encoding F-BAR domain only protein 1 isoform X2 gives MAFFKNNFWGDKNAGFDLLYHNMKHGQIATKELAEFVRERAAIEETYSKSMSKMAKMASNGSPLGTFAPMWDVFRVSSDKLALCHLELMRKMNDLIRDINKYGDEQVKVHRKTKEEQVATLESVQAVQVQNGHLQKSREGYHSKCIELDRLRKEGAPQKELEKAELKSKKAAELFAVCIEKYNRVGGDFEQKMSESAQKFQDIEEAHLRQIKQLIKGYSHSIEDTHVQVGQVHEEFKQNVENIGIDNLIQRFAEQKGTGKDRPALVGFEEYMTASVPEGSKKSRGKAFRIPGLGKRDKEPDSTDLAVTETPNSPLEVDEEGFVIRADVNQNGCSTEDKENDFYSSDSDFDDEEPKKFHIQIRPVGSSSNSAATEMELKATMGALTLPPNRGVSVKRHRSRNSSTTGRSEGEGEGAPHREGEQDGLRNSISSPDHSRLSSTASGSDNLFGPPLESAFKSKSFAGREQLPRAESVFGASEYAAFSTDSSSPENVEDSGLDSPSHQPLGPSPETAGWAAWPSAGQSKEPAGLGRPADPFLTAFRDPSPGRSPHPPQDNPASIWAAAPRYPRPPPDMDLSALRFPVFSQSLVPPELDPALWSCKHIPPEDPFLAAFERTVITQETPSPSDAWAPPPPRPSRDGRGIEVRSDPFSSDSKTLPTPSFCKDMDRKRSVPPPESPDDPFAITMIGSPTHQSALAAATGVLTHSVSSSRLTPNAKSLPLSQPKKELVHWNSVLNPFSEGTWAGSLALGGVVNEGGRKQRESCSESEPRRSGLPLTLHSGPQEDLCFSTDKDQNCLDLNAPQQSCNMGSHKGSRHSFRQHSAELLVAAPPRPARAKKSSGRLSGCERSRSVCSSPLPDPSLDFTSSSSSSPSEWGAQTHATSPARVHLSRGPSPISLSTQESWPVAAAITEYINAYFKGGQHNRCLVKITGDLTMSFPAGITCIFTANPNAPVLSFRLVNISRVDHFLPNQKLLYSDPSQSDPDTRDFWFNMQALNLYLQREAELNPLASYYNVALLKYQVSSQDPGRAPLLLSAECQRSGTVTRVSLDYHCCPATAPSTQLTAVQVLLPLDHTATDLQCHPPACWNTKERRLLWKLPNLSPTNQSKGSGTLCASWQCLEVPRGPPPSLAVQFVGSGASLSGMDVELVGNRYRMSLVKKRFATGKYMAGCTL, from the exons GGCTGCCATAGAGGAAACCTACTCCAAGTCTATGAGCAAAATGGCTAAGATGGCAAGCAATGGAAGCCCACTAGG GACGTTTGCCCCTATGTGGGACGTGTTCCGGGTGTCATCAGACAAGCTGGCTCTCTGCCACCTTGAGCTGATGCGCAAGATGAACGACCTCATCCGGGACATCAACAAGTATGGTGACGAGCAGGTCAAAGTTCACCGCAAG ACCAAGGAGGAGCAGGTGGCGACCCTGGAGTCTGTTCAGGCGGTTCAGGTCCAGAATGGTCACCTCCAGAAGTCCAGGGAGGGATACCACTCCAAGTGTATTGAGCTGGACAGACTGAGGAAAGAGGGAGCCCCCCAGAAAGAACTGGAGAAG GCGGAGCTGAAGTCTAAGAAAGCTGCCGAGTTGTTTGCTGTGTGTATAGAGAAGTATAACCGCGTGGGAGGAGACTTCGAGCAGAAGATGAGCGAATCAGCACAG AAGTTCCAGGACATTGAGGAGGCCCACCTGAGGCAGATAAAACAGCTTATCAAGGGATACTCTCACTCCATAGAGGACACCCACGTCCAGGTGGGACAG gTCCATGAGGAGTTCAAACAGAACGTGGAGAACATCGGCATAGATAACCTCATCCAGAGGTTTGCAGAGCAGAAGGGCACAGGGAAGGACAGACCAG CCCTGGTGGGGTTTGAGGAGTACATGACAGCTTCAGTACCTGAGGGGAGTAAGAAGAGTCGAGGAAAAGCCTTCAGGATTCCTGGACTGGGCAAGAGGGACAAAGAGCCAGACTCCAc GGATTTGGCTGTGACGGAGACACCA AACTCTCCCCTggaggtggatgaggaggggTTTGTCATCCGAGCTGATGTCAATCAGAATG GCTGCTCGACGGAGGACAAGGAGAACGACTTCTATTCCAGCGACTCGGACTTTGACGACGAGGAGCCCAAGAAGTTCCACATCCAGATTCGTCCGGTGGGCAGCAGCAGCAACTCTGCTGCTACAGAGATGGAGCTGAAGGCCACCATGGGGGCACTCACACTGCCCCCCAACAGAGGG GTGTCAGTGAAACGGCATCGCTCCA GAAACAGCAGTACTACAGGCCgttcagagggggagggagagggcgcCCCCCACAGGG agggagagcaggacgGCCTACGCAATTCCATCTCCAGTCCGGATCACAGCAG GTTAAGTTCTACTGCGTCAGGCTCAGACAACCTCTTTGGACCTCCTCTGGAGTCGGCCTTTAAGTCCAAAAGCTTTGCTGGTAGAGAACAGCTACCGAGAGCAGAGAGTGTCTTTGGTGCATCTGAAT ATGCTGCCTTCTCCACTGACTCCTCCTCTCCTGAGAACGTAGAGGACTCTGGGCTGGACTCACCTTCCCATCAGCCCCTGGGCCCCTCCCCTGAGACAGCTGGTTGGGCAGCGTGGCCATCGGCAGGTCAGAGTAAAGAACCAGCTGGACTGGGCAGGCCAGCAGACCCCTTCCTTACTGCCTTTAGAGACCCCTCCCCAGGACGCAGCCCCCACCCCCCCCAGGACAACCCAGCCAGTATCTGGGCAGCTGCTCCTCGGTACCCCCGCCCCCCTCCAGACATGGACCTCTCAGCCCTCCGCTTCCCAGTCTTCTCCCAGTCCCTGGTCCCTCCAGAGTTGGACCCGGCTCTGTGGAGCTGTAAACACATCCCTCCTGAAGACCCCTTCCTGGCTGCCTTTGAGAGGACCGTCATCACCCAGGAGACCCCATCCCCCTCTGACGCCTGGGCCCCCCCACCTCCGCGCCCCTCCAGAGacgggagggggatagaggtacgGAGTGACCCCTTTTCCAGTGACAGTAaaaccctccccaccccctcctttTGCAAGGACATGGACCGGAAACGTAGCGTCCCGCCCCCAGAATCACCTGATGACCCATTCGCCATCACTATGATTGGCAGCCCCACCCACCAGTCAGCCCTGGCTGCCGCAACAGGGGTCCTGACCCACAGTGTCAGCAGTAGTAGGTTGACCCCCAACGCCAAATCCCTCCCCTTATCCCAGCCGAAAAAGGAGCTGGTCCACTGGAACTCTGTCCTCAACCCCTTCAGTGAGGGGACCTGGGCTGGGTCTCTGGCCCTGGGTGGAGTGgtcaatgagggagggaggaagcaaCGCGAGTCATGCAGTGAAAGCGAGCCACGCAGGAGCGGCCTGCCTCTCACACTGCATTCTGGGCCACAGGAGGACCTGTGCTTCTCTACTGACAAAGACCAGAACTGTCTGGACCTGAACGCACCACAGCAATCCTGCAACATGGGCTCACACAAAG gtTCAAGGCATAGCTTCAGGCAGCACAGTGCAGAGCTGCTAGTGGCAGCCCCCCCCAGACCAGCCAGAGCCAAGAAGTCCTCAGGCAGACTGAGTGgctgtgagaga TCCAGGTCAGTGTGCTCATCTCCTCTGCCGGACCCCAGCCTGGACttcacctcatcctcctcctccagccctAGTGAGTGGGGGGCCCAGACCCATGCCACCAGCCCTGCTAGAG TGCATCTGTCTCGCGGGCCGAGCCCAATCTCCCTGAGCACCCAGGAGTCCTGGCCTGTGGCTGCAGCCATCACAGAATACATAAACGCTTACTTCAAAGGTGGACAGCATAACCG ctGTCTGGTGAAGATCACAGGAGATCTCACCATGTCTTTTCCTGCTGGAATAACTTGTATCTTCACTGCTAACCCAAACGCCCCGGTCCTCAGCTTTCGATTGGTCAACATCTCCCGGGTTGACCACTTTCTGCCCAATCAGAAGCTGCTCTACAG TGACCCCTCTCAGAGTGACCCAGACACAAGGGACTTCTGGTTCAACATGCAGGCACTGAACCTTTACCTGCAGAGAGAGGCTGAGCTCAACCCTCTGGCCTCCTACTATAACGTGGCCCTACTCAAGTACCAG GTGTCGTCCCAGGACCCTGGTCGTGCTCCCCTCCTGTTGTCAGCAGAGTGCCAGCGGAGTGGCACAGTGACCCGTGTGTCCCTGGACTATCACTGCTGCCCAGCCACTGCCCCCTCCACCCAGCTCACTGCTGTGCAGGTGCTGCTACCCCTCGACCACACCGCCACAGACCTGCAGTGCCATCCCCCCGCATGCTG GAATACGAAGGAACGACGGCTACTGTGGAAGCTACCCAACCTCTCCCCCACCAACCAAAGCAAAG GCTCTGGCACTCTGTGTGCTAGCTGGCAGTGCCTAGAGGTTCCTCGCGGCCCTCCCCCCAGCCTGGCAGTCCAGTTTGTGGGATCGGGGGCCTCCCTTTCGGGCATGGACGTGGAGCTGGTGGGCAACCGTTACCGCATGTCCCTGGTAAAGAAGAGATTTGCCACAG GGAAGTACATGGCAGGCTGCACCTTGTGA
- the fcho1 gene encoding F-BAR domain only protein 1 isoform X1 — protein MAFFKNNFWGDKNAGFDLLYHNMKHGQIATKELAEFVRERAAIEETYSKSMSKMAKMASNGSPLGTFAPMWDVFRVSSDKLALCHLELMRKMNDLIRDINKYGDEQVKVHRKTKEEQVATLESVQAVQVQNGHLQKSREGYHSKCIELDRLRKEGAPQKELEKAELKSKKAAELFAVCIEKYNRVGGDFEQKMSESAQKFQDIEEAHLRQIKQLIKGYSHSIEDTHVQVGQVHEEFKQNVENIGIDNLIQRFAEQKGTGKDRPALVGFEEYMTASVPEGSKKSRGKAFRIPGLGKRDKEPDSTDLAVTETPVSNSPLEVDEEGFVIRADVNQNGCSTEDKENDFYSSDSDFDDEEPKKFHIQIRPVGSSSNSAATEMELKATMGALTLPPNRGVSVKRHRSRNSSTTGRSEGEGEGAPHREGEQDGLRNSISSPDHSRLSSTASGSDNLFGPPLESAFKSKSFAGREQLPRAESVFGASEYAAFSTDSSSPENVEDSGLDSPSHQPLGPSPETAGWAAWPSAGQSKEPAGLGRPADPFLTAFRDPSPGRSPHPPQDNPASIWAAAPRYPRPPPDMDLSALRFPVFSQSLVPPELDPALWSCKHIPPEDPFLAAFERTVITQETPSPSDAWAPPPPRPSRDGRGIEVRSDPFSSDSKTLPTPSFCKDMDRKRSVPPPESPDDPFAITMIGSPTHQSALAAATGVLTHSVSSSRLTPNAKSLPLSQPKKELVHWNSVLNPFSEGTWAGSLALGGVVNEGGRKQRESCSESEPRRSGLPLTLHSGPQEDLCFSTDKDQNCLDLNAPQQSCNMGSHKGSRHSFRQHSAELLVAAPPRPARAKKSSGRLSGCERSRSVCSSPLPDPSLDFTSSSSSSPSEWGAQTHATSPARVHLSRGPSPISLSTQESWPVAAAITEYINAYFKGGQHNRCLVKITGDLTMSFPAGITCIFTANPNAPVLSFRLVNISRVDHFLPNQKLLYSDPSQSDPDTRDFWFNMQALNLYLQREAELNPLASYYNVALLKYQVSSQDPGRAPLLLSAECQRSGTVTRVSLDYHCCPATAPSTQLTAVQVLLPLDHTATDLQCHPPACWNTKERRLLWKLPNLSPTNQSKGSGTLCASWQCLEVPRGPPPSLAVQFVGSGASLSGMDVELVGNRYRMSLVKKRFATGKYMAGCTL, from the exons GGCTGCCATAGAGGAAACCTACTCCAAGTCTATGAGCAAAATGGCTAAGATGGCAAGCAATGGAAGCCCACTAGG GACGTTTGCCCCTATGTGGGACGTGTTCCGGGTGTCATCAGACAAGCTGGCTCTCTGCCACCTTGAGCTGATGCGCAAGATGAACGACCTCATCCGGGACATCAACAAGTATGGTGACGAGCAGGTCAAAGTTCACCGCAAG ACCAAGGAGGAGCAGGTGGCGACCCTGGAGTCTGTTCAGGCGGTTCAGGTCCAGAATGGTCACCTCCAGAAGTCCAGGGAGGGATACCACTCCAAGTGTATTGAGCTGGACAGACTGAGGAAAGAGGGAGCCCCCCAGAAAGAACTGGAGAAG GCGGAGCTGAAGTCTAAGAAAGCTGCCGAGTTGTTTGCTGTGTGTATAGAGAAGTATAACCGCGTGGGAGGAGACTTCGAGCAGAAGATGAGCGAATCAGCACAG AAGTTCCAGGACATTGAGGAGGCCCACCTGAGGCAGATAAAACAGCTTATCAAGGGATACTCTCACTCCATAGAGGACACCCACGTCCAGGTGGGACAG gTCCATGAGGAGTTCAAACAGAACGTGGAGAACATCGGCATAGATAACCTCATCCAGAGGTTTGCAGAGCAGAAGGGCACAGGGAAGGACAGACCAG CCCTGGTGGGGTTTGAGGAGTACATGACAGCTTCAGTACCTGAGGGGAGTAAGAAGAGTCGAGGAAAAGCCTTCAGGATTCCTGGACTGGGCAAGAGGGACAAAGAGCCAGACTCCAc GGATTTGGCTGTGACGGAGACACCAGTGAGT AACTCTCCCCTggaggtggatgaggaggggTTTGTCATCCGAGCTGATGTCAATCAGAATG GCTGCTCGACGGAGGACAAGGAGAACGACTTCTATTCCAGCGACTCGGACTTTGACGACGAGGAGCCCAAGAAGTTCCACATCCAGATTCGTCCGGTGGGCAGCAGCAGCAACTCTGCTGCTACAGAGATGGAGCTGAAGGCCACCATGGGGGCACTCACACTGCCCCCCAACAGAGGG GTGTCAGTGAAACGGCATCGCTCCA GAAACAGCAGTACTACAGGCCgttcagagggggagggagagggcgcCCCCCACAGGG agggagagcaggacgGCCTACGCAATTCCATCTCCAGTCCGGATCACAGCAG GTTAAGTTCTACTGCGTCAGGCTCAGACAACCTCTTTGGACCTCCTCTGGAGTCGGCCTTTAAGTCCAAAAGCTTTGCTGGTAGAGAACAGCTACCGAGAGCAGAGAGTGTCTTTGGTGCATCTGAAT ATGCTGCCTTCTCCACTGACTCCTCCTCTCCTGAGAACGTAGAGGACTCTGGGCTGGACTCACCTTCCCATCAGCCCCTGGGCCCCTCCCCTGAGACAGCTGGTTGGGCAGCGTGGCCATCGGCAGGTCAGAGTAAAGAACCAGCTGGACTGGGCAGGCCAGCAGACCCCTTCCTTACTGCCTTTAGAGACCCCTCCCCAGGACGCAGCCCCCACCCCCCCCAGGACAACCCAGCCAGTATCTGGGCAGCTGCTCCTCGGTACCCCCGCCCCCCTCCAGACATGGACCTCTCAGCCCTCCGCTTCCCAGTCTTCTCCCAGTCCCTGGTCCCTCCAGAGTTGGACCCGGCTCTGTGGAGCTGTAAACACATCCCTCCTGAAGACCCCTTCCTGGCTGCCTTTGAGAGGACCGTCATCACCCAGGAGACCCCATCCCCCTCTGACGCCTGGGCCCCCCCACCTCCGCGCCCCTCCAGAGacgggagggggatagaggtacgGAGTGACCCCTTTTCCAGTGACAGTAaaaccctccccaccccctcctttTGCAAGGACATGGACCGGAAACGTAGCGTCCCGCCCCCAGAATCACCTGATGACCCATTCGCCATCACTATGATTGGCAGCCCCACCCACCAGTCAGCCCTGGCTGCCGCAACAGGGGTCCTGACCCACAGTGTCAGCAGTAGTAGGTTGACCCCCAACGCCAAATCCCTCCCCTTATCCCAGCCGAAAAAGGAGCTGGTCCACTGGAACTCTGTCCTCAACCCCTTCAGTGAGGGGACCTGGGCTGGGTCTCTGGCCCTGGGTGGAGTGgtcaatgagggagggaggaagcaaCGCGAGTCATGCAGTGAAAGCGAGCCACGCAGGAGCGGCCTGCCTCTCACACTGCATTCTGGGCCACAGGAGGACCTGTGCTTCTCTACTGACAAAGACCAGAACTGTCTGGACCTGAACGCACCACAGCAATCCTGCAACATGGGCTCACACAAAG gtTCAAGGCATAGCTTCAGGCAGCACAGTGCAGAGCTGCTAGTGGCAGCCCCCCCCAGACCAGCCAGAGCCAAGAAGTCCTCAGGCAGACTGAGTGgctgtgagaga TCCAGGTCAGTGTGCTCATCTCCTCTGCCGGACCCCAGCCTGGACttcacctcatcctcctcctccagccctAGTGAGTGGGGGGCCCAGACCCATGCCACCAGCCCTGCTAGAG TGCATCTGTCTCGCGGGCCGAGCCCAATCTCCCTGAGCACCCAGGAGTCCTGGCCTGTGGCTGCAGCCATCACAGAATACATAAACGCTTACTTCAAAGGTGGACAGCATAACCG ctGTCTGGTGAAGATCACAGGAGATCTCACCATGTCTTTTCCTGCTGGAATAACTTGTATCTTCACTGCTAACCCAAACGCCCCGGTCCTCAGCTTTCGATTGGTCAACATCTCCCGGGTTGACCACTTTCTGCCCAATCAGAAGCTGCTCTACAG TGACCCCTCTCAGAGTGACCCAGACACAAGGGACTTCTGGTTCAACATGCAGGCACTGAACCTTTACCTGCAGAGAGAGGCTGAGCTCAACCCTCTGGCCTCCTACTATAACGTGGCCCTACTCAAGTACCAG GTGTCGTCCCAGGACCCTGGTCGTGCTCCCCTCCTGTTGTCAGCAGAGTGCCAGCGGAGTGGCACAGTGACCCGTGTGTCCCTGGACTATCACTGCTGCCCAGCCACTGCCCCCTCCACCCAGCTCACTGCTGTGCAGGTGCTGCTACCCCTCGACCACACCGCCACAGACCTGCAGTGCCATCCCCCCGCATGCTG GAATACGAAGGAACGACGGCTACTGTGGAAGCTACCCAACCTCTCCCCCACCAACCAAAGCAAAG GCTCTGGCACTCTGTGTGCTAGCTGGCAGTGCCTAGAGGTTCCTCGCGGCCCTCCCCCCAGCCTGGCAGTCCAGTTTGTGGGATCGGGGGCCTCCCTTTCGGGCATGGACGTGGAGCTGGTGGGCAACCGTTACCGCATGTCCCTGGTAAAGAAGAGATTTGCCACAG GGAAGTACATGGCAGGCTGCACCTTGTGA
- the fcho1 gene encoding F-BAR domain only protein 1 isoform X3 produces the protein MRTIMKFQDIEEAHLRQIKQLIKGYSHSIEDTHVQVGQVHEEFKQNVENIGIDNLIQRFAEQKGTGKDRPALVGFEEYMTASVPEGSKKSRGKAFRIPGLGKRDKEPDSTDLAVTETPVSNSPLEVDEEGFVIRADVNQNGCSTEDKENDFYSSDSDFDDEEPKKFHIQIRPVGSSSNSAATEMELKATMGALTLPPNRGVSVKRHRSRNSSTTGRSEGEGEGAPHREGEQDGLRNSISSPDHSRLSSTASGSDNLFGPPLESAFKSKSFAGREQLPRAESVFGASEYAAFSTDSSSPENVEDSGLDSPSHQPLGPSPETAGWAAWPSAGQSKEPAGLGRPADPFLTAFRDPSPGRSPHPPQDNPASIWAAAPRYPRPPPDMDLSALRFPVFSQSLVPPELDPALWSCKHIPPEDPFLAAFERTVITQETPSPSDAWAPPPPRPSRDGRGIEVRSDPFSSDSKTLPTPSFCKDMDRKRSVPPPESPDDPFAITMIGSPTHQSALAAATGVLTHSVSSSRLTPNAKSLPLSQPKKELVHWNSVLNPFSEGTWAGSLALGGVVNEGGRKQRESCSESEPRRSGLPLTLHSGPQEDLCFSTDKDQNCLDLNAPQQSCNMGSHKGSRHSFRQHSAELLVAAPPRPARAKKSSGRLSGCERSRSVCSSPLPDPSLDFTSSSSSSPSEWGAQTHATSPARVHLSRGPSPISLSTQESWPVAAAITEYINAYFKGGQHNRCLVKITGDLTMSFPAGITCIFTANPNAPVLSFRLVNISRVDHFLPNQKLLYSDPSQSDPDTRDFWFNMQALNLYLQREAELNPLASYYNVALLKYQVSSQDPGRAPLLLSAECQRSGTVTRVSLDYHCCPATAPSTQLTAVQVLLPLDHTATDLQCHPPACWNTKERRLLWKLPNLSPTNQSKGSGTLCASWQCLEVPRGPPPSLAVQFVGSGASLSGMDVELVGNRYRMSLVKKRFATGKYMAGCTL, from the exons ATGAGAACTATTATG AAGTTCCAGGACATTGAGGAGGCCCACCTGAGGCAGATAAAACAGCTTATCAAGGGATACTCTCACTCCATAGAGGACACCCACGTCCAGGTGGGACAG gTCCATGAGGAGTTCAAACAGAACGTGGAGAACATCGGCATAGATAACCTCATCCAGAGGTTTGCAGAGCAGAAGGGCACAGGGAAGGACAGACCAG CCCTGGTGGGGTTTGAGGAGTACATGACAGCTTCAGTACCTGAGGGGAGTAAGAAGAGTCGAGGAAAAGCCTTCAGGATTCCTGGACTGGGCAAGAGGGACAAAGAGCCAGACTCCAc GGATTTGGCTGTGACGGAGACACCAGTGAGT AACTCTCCCCTggaggtggatgaggaggggTTTGTCATCCGAGCTGATGTCAATCAGAATG GCTGCTCGACGGAGGACAAGGAGAACGACTTCTATTCCAGCGACTCGGACTTTGACGACGAGGAGCCCAAGAAGTTCCACATCCAGATTCGTCCGGTGGGCAGCAGCAGCAACTCTGCTGCTACAGAGATGGAGCTGAAGGCCACCATGGGGGCACTCACACTGCCCCCCAACAGAGGG GTGTCAGTGAAACGGCATCGCTCCA GAAACAGCAGTACTACAGGCCgttcagagggggagggagagggcgcCCCCCACAGGG agggagagcaggacgGCCTACGCAATTCCATCTCCAGTCCGGATCACAGCAG GTTAAGTTCTACTGCGTCAGGCTCAGACAACCTCTTTGGACCTCCTCTGGAGTCGGCCTTTAAGTCCAAAAGCTTTGCTGGTAGAGAACAGCTACCGAGAGCAGAGAGTGTCTTTGGTGCATCTGAAT ATGCTGCCTTCTCCACTGACTCCTCCTCTCCTGAGAACGTAGAGGACTCTGGGCTGGACTCACCTTCCCATCAGCCCCTGGGCCCCTCCCCTGAGACAGCTGGTTGGGCAGCGTGGCCATCGGCAGGTCAGAGTAAAGAACCAGCTGGACTGGGCAGGCCAGCAGACCCCTTCCTTACTGCCTTTAGAGACCCCTCCCCAGGACGCAGCCCCCACCCCCCCCAGGACAACCCAGCCAGTATCTGGGCAGCTGCTCCTCGGTACCCCCGCCCCCCTCCAGACATGGACCTCTCAGCCCTCCGCTTCCCAGTCTTCTCCCAGTCCCTGGTCCCTCCAGAGTTGGACCCGGCTCTGTGGAGCTGTAAACACATCCCTCCTGAAGACCCCTTCCTGGCTGCCTTTGAGAGGACCGTCATCACCCAGGAGACCCCATCCCCCTCTGACGCCTGGGCCCCCCCACCTCCGCGCCCCTCCAGAGacgggagggggatagaggtacgGAGTGACCCCTTTTCCAGTGACAGTAaaaccctccccaccccctcctttTGCAAGGACATGGACCGGAAACGTAGCGTCCCGCCCCCAGAATCACCTGATGACCCATTCGCCATCACTATGATTGGCAGCCCCACCCACCAGTCAGCCCTGGCTGCCGCAACAGGGGTCCTGACCCACAGTGTCAGCAGTAGTAGGTTGACCCCCAACGCCAAATCCCTCCCCTTATCCCAGCCGAAAAAGGAGCTGGTCCACTGGAACTCTGTCCTCAACCCCTTCAGTGAGGGGACCTGGGCTGGGTCTCTGGCCCTGGGTGGAGTGgtcaatgagggagggaggaagcaaCGCGAGTCATGCAGTGAAAGCGAGCCACGCAGGAGCGGCCTGCCTCTCACACTGCATTCTGGGCCACAGGAGGACCTGTGCTTCTCTACTGACAAAGACCAGAACTGTCTGGACCTGAACGCACCACAGCAATCCTGCAACATGGGCTCACACAAAG gtTCAAGGCATAGCTTCAGGCAGCACAGTGCAGAGCTGCTAGTGGCAGCCCCCCCCAGACCAGCCAGAGCCAAGAAGTCCTCAGGCAGACTGAGTGgctgtgagaga TCCAGGTCAGTGTGCTCATCTCCTCTGCCGGACCCCAGCCTGGACttcacctcatcctcctcctccagccctAGTGAGTGGGGGGCCCAGACCCATGCCACCAGCCCTGCTAGAG TGCATCTGTCTCGCGGGCCGAGCCCAATCTCCCTGAGCACCCAGGAGTCCTGGCCTGTGGCTGCAGCCATCACAGAATACATAAACGCTTACTTCAAAGGTGGACAGCATAACCG ctGTCTGGTGAAGATCACAGGAGATCTCACCATGTCTTTTCCTGCTGGAATAACTTGTATCTTCACTGCTAACCCAAACGCCCCGGTCCTCAGCTTTCGATTGGTCAACATCTCCCGGGTTGACCACTTTCTGCCCAATCAGAAGCTGCTCTACAG TGACCCCTCTCAGAGTGACCCAGACACAAGGGACTTCTGGTTCAACATGCAGGCACTGAACCTTTACCTGCAGAGAGAGGCTGAGCTCAACCCTCTGGCCTCCTACTATAACGTGGCCCTACTCAAGTACCAG GTGTCGTCCCAGGACCCTGGTCGTGCTCCCCTCCTGTTGTCAGCAGAGTGCCAGCGGAGTGGCACAGTGACCCGTGTGTCCCTGGACTATCACTGCTGCCCAGCCACTGCCCCCTCCACCCAGCTCACTGCTGTGCAGGTGCTGCTACCCCTCGACCACACCGCCACAGACCTGCAGTGCCATCCCCCCGCATGCTG GAATACGAAGGAACGACGGCTACTGTGGAAGCTACCCAACCTCTCCCCCACCAACCAAAGCAAAG GCTCTGGCACTCTGTGTGCTAGCTGGCAGTGCCTAGAGGTTCCTCGCGGCCCTCCCCCCAGCCTGGCAGTCCAGTTTGTGGGATCGGGGGCCTCCCTTTCGGGCATGGACGTGGAGCTGGTGGGCAACCGTTACCGCATGTCCCTGGTAAAGAAGAGATTTGCCACAG GGAAGTACATGGCAGGCTGCACCTTGTGA